From one Lolium rigidum isolate FL_2022 chromosome 4, APGP_CSIRO_Lrig_0.1, whole genome shotgun sequence genomic stretch:
- the LOC124707719 gene encoding myb family transcription factor PHL7-like: MMYHAKKFSVPFAPQMAQNNEHLSNIGAFGGPSISNPANPVGNGKQRLRWTSDLHNRFVDAIAQLGGPDRATPKGVLTVMGVPGITIYHVKSHLQKYRLAKYIPESPAEGSKDEKKDSSDSLSNTDSAPGSQINEALKMQMEVQKRLHEQLEVQKQLQLRIEAQGKYLQMIIEEQQKLGGSLEGPDERKLSHSPPNLDDYPDNMQPSPKKPRMDDLSIDSVRGIAQPGFESHLIGPWDQEVSAKNICDPAFKVDEFKVNPGLDKS; the protein is encoded by the exons ATGATGTACCATGCTAAGAAGTTCTCTGTGCCCTTTGCACCGCAAATGGCTCAGAATAATGAGCATCTAAGCAATATTGGAGCATTCGGTGGCCCCAGCATAAGCAACCCTGCTAATCCTGTAGGCAATGGGAAACAACGTCTAAGATGGACCTCAGATCTCCATAATCGCTTTGTGGATGCAATCGCGCAACTTGGTGGACCAGATA GAGCAACACCTAAAGGAGTGCTCACTGTAATGGGTGTACCGGGGATTACAATTTATCATGTGAAGAGTCATTTGCAG AAGTATCGCCTTGCAAAGTACATACCAGAATCTCCTGCTGAAG GTTCCAAGGACGAAAAGAAAGATTCCAGTGATTCCCTCTCTAATACAGATTCTGCACC GGGTTCACAAATCAATGAAGCATTAAAGATGCAAATGGAGGTTCAGAAGCGGCTTCACGAACAACTCGAG GTTCAAAAGCAATTGCAGCTGAGAATCGAAGCCCAAGGGAAGTATTTGCAGATGATCATAGAGGAGCAGCAAAAGCTTGGTGGGTCACTTGAAGGTCCCGATGAGAGGAAGCTTTCACATTCACCACCAAACTTGGATGACTACCCTGACAACATGCAGCCTTCTCCCAAGAAACCAAGGATGGATGATCTTTCAATAGATTCGGTCCGGGGTATTGCACAGCCAGGGTTTGAATCCCATTTGATCGGTCCGTGGGATCAAGAAGTCTCTGCGAAGAACATATGTGATCCTGCATTCAAAGTGGATGAGTTCAAAGTAAACCCTGGTTTGGACAAGTCATAA
- the LOC124648755 gene encoding nuclear poly(A) polymerase 4-like has product MSETQPISLATPTPADLESTSRLELFLHEAGSFESSDESAAREDVLRELQGVLDRWVKRLTAQRGYPDGMVEQATALLLPFGSYRLGVHGRGSDIDALVIGPSYIDRDHDFFDVLGGALAETEAVTELQAVPRAYVPVIKMKFRGIPVDLLYASVCLPVVPKDIDLRDRSVLRGMDLATVRSLNGVRVADEIMRLVPDAAAFRTTLRCVKHWAKARGVYSNVMGFVGGVGWAILVARVCQLYPNAAPSMLVPRFFKILSQWKWPNPVLLGGIEHDDDGQLALRLPVWDPRRNPRDRTHLMPVITPAYPCMNSCYNVSHATLRIITEQLEMGRVISQEIAESGGARGWEALFQPFHFFKAYKSYLQVDVKVAGGEADLREWKGWVESRLRQLVIRVEMATAGMLLCHPNPQAYADDRQCTATFFVGLSKQQEKQLQVQFDLRATTEEFKQEVYMYEFWRPGMELEVKHARRKDLPSYVRDHILPAGHLKRKRDQDDPSPSSSASGDSESSSSSSRDVKRAVAADSVT; this is encoded by the coding sequence ATGAGCGAGACGCAGCCCATCTCCCTGGCTACCCCGACGCCGGCCGACCTGGAGAGCACCTCGCGGCTGGAACTGTTCCTTCACGAGGCCGGTTCGTTCGAGAGCTCGGACGAGTCGGCTGCCCGCGAGGACGTGCTGCGCGAGCTCCAAGGCGTCCTAGATCGCTGGGTGAAGCGACTCACCGCCCAGCGAGGGTACCCCGACGGTATGGTCGAGCAGGCCACGGCCCTGCTCCTCCCGTTCGGCTCGTACCGTCTCGGCGTCCACGGCCGCGGCTCCGACATCGATGCCCTCGTCATCGGCCCTTCCTACATCGACCGCGACCACGACTTCTTCGACGTTCTTGGTGGCGCGCTCGCCGAGACGGAGGCGGTGACGGAGCTGCAGGCCGTGCCCCGCGCGTACGTGCCggtgatcaagatgaagttcCGCGGCATCCCGGTGGACCTCCTCTACGCCAGCGTCTGCCTCCCCGTGGTGCCCAAGGACATTGACCTGCGCGACCGGTCCGTGCTCCGCGGCATGGACCTGGCTACCGTCCGCAGCCTCAACGGCGTGCGCGTGGCCGACGAGATCATGCGGCTGGTTCCGGACGCCGCCGCGTTCCGCACGACGCTGCGCTGCGTCAAGCACTGGGCCAAGGCGCGAGGCGTCTACTCCAACGTGATGGGATTCGTGGGCGGCGTCGGATGGGCGATCCTCGTGGCGCGCGTGTGCCAGTTGTACCCTAACGCCGCGCCCAGCATGCTGGTGCCCCGGTTCTTCAAGATCTTATCGCAGTGGAAGTGGCCCAACCCGGTGCTGCTGGGTGGCATCGAGCACGACGACGATGGCCAGCTCGCGCTCCGGCTGCCAGTCTGGGATCCGAGGAGGAACCCCCGCGACAGGACCCACCTCATGCCCGTCATCACCCCGGCGTACCCGTGCATGAACTCCTGCTACAACGTCTCCCACGCCACCCTACGGATCATCACGGAGCAGCTCGAGATGGGCCGCGTGATCAGCCAGGAGATCGCCGAGTCCGGCGGCGCCCGCGGGTGGGAGGCGCTGTTCCAGCCGTTCCACTTCTTCAAGGCGTACAAGAGCTAcctgcaggtggacgtgaaggtcgccggaggagagGCGGATCTCCGGGAGTGGAAGGGGTGGGTGGAGTCGCGGCTGAGGCAGCTGGTGATCAGGGTCGAGATGGCCACGGCCGGCATGCTGCTCTGCCATCCCAACCCGCAAGCCTATGCCGACGATCGGCAGTGCACCGCAACCTTCTTCGTGGGTCTGTCCAAGCAACAAGAGAAGCAGCTCCAGGTGCAGTTCGACCTCCGTGCGACGACGGAGGAGTTCAAGCAGGAGGTGTACATGTACGAGTTCTGGAGGCCCGGGATGGAGCTGGAGGTCAAGCACGCCCGAAGGAAGGACCTGCCGTCCTACGTCAGGGATCAcatcctcccggctggtcacctcaagAGGAAGCGCGACCAAGATGATCCTTCACCTTCTTCATCTGCGTCCGGCGACTCCGAGTCGAGCTCCAGCAGCAGCAGGGACGTCAAGAGGGCGGTAGCAGCAGATAGCGTCACCTGA
- the LOC124648754 gene encoding leucine-rich repeat protein 1-like, with the protein MAPAVARVLAIVLLVAAASTLAVADPSPDAVALQAFRSGLEDPDGELQSWDSELVDLCSWSHIICDANNRVTHIELGYLNLSGPLSPELAKIDQLQYMRVGDNNIQGTIPEQFSDLGNLISLDVYNNNISGPIPASLGKLSALKFMRLYQNRLTGPIPMELTGLSQLEILDLWNNDLCGTIPTSGPFQNLPPSSFANNPRLRGPGQQQDDDGC; encoded by the exons ATGGCGCCCGCGGTGGCCAGAGTTCTCGCGATCGTCCTCCTCGTGGCGGCCGCGTCGACCCTGGCGGTGGCGGACCCGTCCCCCGACGCCGTGGCGCTCCAGGCCTTTCGGAGCGGGCTGGAGGACCCCGACGGCGAGCTGCAGAGCTGGGACTCGGAGCTGGTTGACCTCTGCAGCTGGTCACACATCATCTGCGACGCCAACAATCGAGTCACCCACAT AGAGCTTGGCTATCTGAACCTGTCCGGTCCACTGTCGCCGGAGCTCGCCAAGATAGACCAGCTACAGTACAT GAGGGTTGGGGACAACAATATTCAGGGAACGATCCCGGAACAGTTCAGCGACCTGGGTAACCTGATCAGCCTGGACGTGTACAACAACAACATCTCAGGGCCGATACCCGCGTCGCTTGGGAAACTCTCCGCCCTGAAATTCAT GAGGCTATATCAGAACCGTTTGACCGGGCCGATTCCGATGGAGCTGACCGGACTGTCTCAGCTGGAAATTTT GGACCTCTGGAACAACGATCTCTGCGGCACGATCCCGACTTCCGGACCGTTTCAGAACCTTCCTCCCAGCAG